TGATCATTGCAGATCCGGGAGTATTTGAGATTGCCAAAGAGATATGCCCCGAGATAGAAAGGCATATAAGCACTCAGGCAAATAATACAAATTATGCAACCTATAATTTCTGGTATAAACAGGGGGCGAGTCGAGTCGTATCTGCCAGAGAGCTGTCGATGGAAGAGCTAAAAGAACTTCGGGCAAATATTCCGGAAGATTTGGAAATCGAGACGTTTATTCACGGGGCGATGTGTATCTCTTATTCGGGAAGATGTCTTTTGAG
This sequence is a window from Desulfovibrio desulfuricans. Protein-coding genes within it:
- a CDS encoding peptidase U32 family protein; protein product: IIADPGVFEIAKEICPEIERHISTQANNTNYATYNFWYKQGASRVVSARELSMEELKELRANIPEDLEIETFIHGAMCISYSGRCLL